A single genomic interval of Stieleria maiorica harbors:
- a CDS encoding HEAT repeat domain-containing protein has protein sequence MAGFTGIAGLAAFALIGVFSGSTSAAEPASSILDVDDVMGTDPTFPFRETQLIISNDAIPLWLNALAKPNAQLQRVTVDTIAIAHRRGMDGIDAALPALVDLAGQSELALSVRRAAVRALIEMDARDQAPLLAALADQHGPAISALVEPALVRWKSPERSPQWLERLRDPGSPRQSLVNAIQGIGALQLQDGSDLLARYVRDTTQPAGIRLAAARSLGQLSGSGLVPLAGDLIGKDDGDMVADLMAIALMSRHTDPDAIDLLRSMMDRDSTAVQSEALRRLYEIDGNLVLEFVEQALPSPDVNVRRTVAQALIDSEQVSRITPLATLLDDVNPGLRRHVAAALFELGLSPELRDEVIAQASGVLDRDAWRGCEQAARVLISLDHKPAGDRLVDLLRHPRGEVMVTAGWGLRRFGEKRHLPAMLGRATEIHQQFQKRQLNAGSPGVVDLMSQLFQAFGEMEYHEADELVRAYVPRSFALGERARTAASWCVGFLYPDQAPEDLVQVLVERLNDVESLEPEYGTVRAMCAQSLGRMKAEAALPDLRRFATDFGGDVCFSCHWAIEQITGQSSPPSVEPIVIDYDDWFLKPISADE, from the coding sequence ATGGCCGGTTTCACGGGGATTGCCGGACTCGCGGCTTTCGCGTTGATCGGCGTCTTCTCCGGCTCTACCAGCGCAGCCGAACCGGCGTCGTCGATCCTGGACGTTGATGACGTCATGGGGACCGATCCCACGTTTCCGTTTCGGGAAACGCAGCTCATCATTTCCAACGACGCGATCCCGCTGTGGCTCAATGCCCTCGCCAAGCCCAACGCCCAACTGCAACGAGTCACGGTCGACACGATCGCCATCGCCCACCGCCGCGGGATGGACGGCATCGATGCCGCCTTGCCAGCGTTGGTCGACTTGGCGGGTCAAAGTGAATTGGCTTTGTCGGTTCGGCGGGCGGCGGTACGAGCCCTGATCGAAATGGACGCCCGCGATCAAGCGCCGTTGCTGGCCGCACTGGCCGATCAGCACGGACCGGCGATTTCGGCGCTTGTCGAACCGGCACTCGTCCGGTGGAAGTCGCCGGAACGGTCACCGCAATGGCTCGAGCGGCTTCGCGATCCCGGCTCTCCACGGCAATCGCTGGTCAACGCGATTCAGGGGATCGGAGCACTGCAATTGCAAGACGGATCGGACTTGCTCGCTCGTTACGTCCGCGACACGACACAGCCCGCTGGAATCCGGCTGGCCGCGGCGCGGTCACTCGGCCAGCTCTCCGGCTCGGGGCTCGTTCCACTGGCCGGCGATCTGATCGGTAAGGATGACGGAGACATGGTCGCGGACTTGATGGCAATCGCTCTGATGAGTCGCCATACGGATCCCGACGCGATCGATCTGCTGCGGTCGATGATGGACCGCGACAGCACCGCCGTGCAATCCGAAGCACTCCGGCGACTTTATGAAATCGATGGCAACCTGGTGCTGGAGTTCGTCGAACAGGCGCTGCCCAGCCCCGACGTCAACGTCCGTCGCACGGTGGCCCAAGCCCTGATCGACAGCGAACAGGTGTCGCGCATCACCCCCTTGGCGACGCTGCTGGACGACGTCAATCCGGGGCTTCGCCGACACGTCGCCGCCGCCTTGTTTGAACTTGGCCTATCGCCCGAGCTGCGCGACGAAGTGATCGCACAGGCGTCGGGGGTGCTCGACCGAGATGCCTGGCGCGGCTGCGAACAAGCCGCCCGCGTCCTGATCAGCTTGGACCACAAACCGGCCGGGGACCGGTTGGTCGATCTGCTGCGGCATCCCCGTGGTGAAGTGATGGTGACCGCCGGCTGGGGCCTGCGTCGATTCGGGGAAAAGCGGCATCTGCCGGCCATGCTCGGACGCGCAACCGAGATTCACCAGCAGTTTCAAAAACGTCAGCTCAACGCGGGCTCTCCCGGCGTGGTGGACCTAATGTCCCAGCTTTTCCAGGCCTTTGGTGAAATGGAATACCATGAAGCCGACGAACTGGTTCGCGCGTATGTGCCACGCAGTTTCGCGCTCGGTGAACGGGCGCGGACCGCCGCGTCATGGTGCGTCGGGTTTCTGTATCCCGATCAGGCGCCCGAGGATCTGGTCCAGGTTCTCGTCGAAAGGCTCAATGACGTCGAATCGCTGGAGCCGGAGTACGGAACGGTGCGCGCGATGTGTGCCCAAAGTCTGGGGCGGATGAAGGCCGAAGCCGCGTTACCGGATCTACGCCGGTTCGCGACCGATTTCGGAGGCGACGTCTGTTTCTCCTGCCACTGGGCGATCGAGCAGATCACCGGCCAATCATCGCCACCGTCGGTCGAACCGATCGTGATCGATTACGACGACTGGTTCCTGAAGCCGATTTCCGCCGACGAGTGA
- a CDS encoding EF-hand domain-containing protein: MSCLLGQCQIDVATLAKAWIGPGCHLLAKVAAVLTKRASLESIALAGLLVLSGCDHTVGPAPAPTIATPEVKQELNTSTSASTSPQPVPDESRRESDRIENVSNADSADAESIDTTLETTSIQTNAEVDGLTELDVNLDADPTAPSPPDPTATTEPAYRLWIPTSMGPLLVGLDVLIDDQPLREAFDQKLSMVRKAIGATEELQPTWDQLLEHVAGDPATFGQTASRVNGQEKMLIKRYDRNKDQRVDDQELTRFLFRDSNVNGEFRLFGTDAFRWANRSESPLFSAIDRNQDRKLDATEIDLAADALLREIDSNADQCIDFAESSRGRQNDNDAWRRNRSNRQGNVAMDLSGFVNWSDLSYAMGGLLEETSVLGPTNPVRSLDANRDEWISAEEAESVLGIDPAFSITVRFVSGEPVISTEVALTDAAESTTTIEQGADRCWIVGTAFQVGVTTSDTPTTGNRIPREVFRQLDADNNGAIDEGELPDVAKEQFPLEQLDADGDGKLSFMEINQTLGRKQSIWNVQVRGRAAEHPDAVFAWFDVDHDQFLSHREIVSVPERLHTLLDKSGTVPATKIPDTLMIQFGRGQPDQDEMRFEINRSDVSGTDPRPSWAIRMDANRDGDVSETEFIGPIKTFRGLDTDQDHFLSAAEVLEEH; encoded by the coding sequence GTGAGCTGCCTCCTTGGCCAGTGCCAGATCGACGTAGCGACGCTCGCCAAAGCGTGGATCGGGCCGGGGTGCCACCTTCTGGCGAAGGTCGCTGCGGTGCTGACCAAACGCGCCAGCTTGGAATCCATCGCCTTGGCGGGGCTCCTTGTGCTATCCGGATGTGATCATACGGTGGGTCCAGCGCCGGCACCGACGATAGCGACGCCCGAGGTGAAGCAAGAGCTGAACACCAGCACCTCCGCAAGTACGTCACCACAGCCGGTACCGGATGAAAGCCGGCGCGAAAGCGACCGAATCGAGAATGTGTCCAACGCCGATTCGGCCGACGCAGAGTCAATCGACACTACTTTGGAAACGACGTCGATCCAGACAAACGCGGAAGTCGACGGATTGACGGAGCTGGACGTCAATTTGGACGCCGATCCGACTGCCCCTTCGCCCCCCGATCCAACCGCAACGACCGAACCCGCGTACCGCCTGTGGATCCCGACATCGATGGGACCGCTGTTGGTCGGCTTGGACGTTTTGATCGACGACCAACCGCTGCGTGAGGCCTTTGATCAAAAATTGTCGATGGTGCGAAAGGCGATCGGCGCGACGGAAGAACTGCAGCCGACTTGGGATCAGCTGTTGGAGCACGTTGCCGGTGACCCCGCGACGTTCGGGCAAACGGCTTCGCGCGTCAATGGTCAGGAAAAAATGCTCATCAAACGTTACGACCGCAACAAGGACCAACGCGTCGATGACCAGGAATTGACGCGTTTCCTCTTTCGCGATTCCAATGTCAACGGCGAATTCCGGCTGTTCGGAACCGACGCCTTTCGATGGGCCAATCGCAGCGAATCGCCGCTTTTTTCCGCCATCGACCGAAATCAGGATCGAAAGCTCGATGCGACTGAGATCGACTTGGCCGCCGACGCATTGCTGCGCGAGATCGATTCCAACGCCGACCAGTGCATCGACTTTGCCGAGTCATCGCGGGGACGCCAAAACGACAACGATGCCTGGCGGCGCAACCGGTCCAACCGTCAAGGCAACGTCGCAATGGATTTGTCTGGGTTCGTGAACTGGTCCGACTTGTCCTACGCGATGGGAGGCTTGCTTGAAGAAACTTCCGTTCTTGGTCCGACCAATCCGGTCCGATCGCTTGACGCGAATCGGGACGAGTGGATTTCGGCGGAGGAAGCGGAATCGGTGCTCGGGATCGATCCTGCATTCTCGATCACCGTCCGTTTCGTAAGCGGCGAACCGGTCATATCGACCGAAGTGGCACTGACAGACGCCGCTGAAAGTACGACAACGATTGAACAGGGAGCCGACCGCTGTTGGATCGTCGGCACAGCGTTTCAGGTGGGGGTCACCACGTCGGACACGCCGACAACCGGAAACCGAATTCCACGCGAAGTCTTTCGTCAGTTGGATGCCGACAACAACGGTGCGATCGACGAGGGTGAACTGCCCGACGTCGCCAAGGAGCAGTTTCCATTGGAACAGTTGGATGCAGATGGAGACGGCAAGTTGAGTTTCATGGAGATCAATCAAACGCTTGGTCGGAAGCAATCGATTTGGAATGTTCAGGTCCGCGGACGAGCCGCGGAGCACCCCGATGCTGTGTTTGCCTGGTTCGACGTGGACCACGACCAATTCTTGTCCCATCGCGAAATCGTCTCCGTGCCGGAGCGATTGCATACTCTGCTTGATAAATCCGGCACGGTGCCGGCGACGAAGATACCCGACACACTGATGATCCAGTTTGGTCGCGGCCAGCCCGATCAAGACGAGATGCGATTCGAAATCAATCGAAGTGATGTATCGGGCACCGACCCGCGTCCCAGTTGGGCGATTCGCATGGACGCCAATCGAGACGGGGATGTTTCGGAGACCGAGTTCATCGGCCCGATCAAAACCTTTCGCGGTCTGGACACCGACCAGGATCACTTCTTGTCGGCCGCGGAGGTGCTCGAGGAACATTAG
- a CDS encoding ABC transporter permease subunit encodes MSSAFNPVVQREFFGIVRSPKAFGTLLALTITFSVAVLMRWPTDATVDLNGVQSIQVFRVFGYGLLAGVVFLVPAFPATSIVNEKNAGTLSLLLNSPLSPLSIYLGKLAGVLLFAMLVLLASLPGAAACYAMGGIDLRDGLGLFYFVLLLLVFQYATLGMLISSYVQSADAGVRLTYTVIFALFLLTLVPDAFFPGGSGVMGTIAQWARYLSPVPVVMQIMGQGGLGSRGLIESPGNLQFIIITLVSSLVFAGITIGRLNYRIFDQSRAKGVITDDRGLTARLLRRFLFIVDPQRRKPGIPWYLNPVMVKEFRCRRFGRSQWLFRLVAVCAVVSMVLTFAAATSVTSWGTETIGGLMVILQVVLIVVMTPSLTSGLISGERDGGGWELLRLTPLSSLKIVRGKLLSVLWTLLLVLMATLPGYLVMIYIQPQMWYQVNLVLVCLAWTVVYTLAVSAAIGSLFRYTAVATTVTYVVVMTLFLIPLLVWLGRGAPFGFELVQRVLLINPVGAALSVIETPGFENYDLLPDAWYVAGGFSAFMFLVFGLQVWRLTRPV; translated from the coding sequence ATGAGTTCAGCATTCAACCCGGTCGTGCAGCGAGAGTTTTTCGGCATTGTCCGCTCGCCCAAAGCCTTCGGGACGCTGTTGGCATTGACGATCACCTTTTCGGTCGCGGTGCTGATGCGTTGGCCCACCGATGCGACGGTCGATCTGAACGGCGTCCAGTCGATCCAGGTGTTTCGCGTGTTCGGCTATGGCTTGCTGGCCGGCGTCGTGTTTTTGGTGCCGGCGTTTCCCGCCACATCGATCGTCAACGAAAAGAACGCCGGCACGCTGTCGTTGCTGCTCAATTCGCCGCTCAGCCCGCTGTCGATCTACCTGGGAAAACTCGCCGGCGTCCTGCTGTTTGCCATGCTGGTCTTGCTGGCCAGTTTGCCGGGGGCGGCGGCCTGTTATGCGATGGGAGGGATCGACCTGCGCGACGGTCTGGGGCTGTTCTATTTCGTGCTGCTGTTGCTGGTTTTTCAGTATGCCACGTTGGGAATGCTGATCAGCAGCTATGTCCAATCGGCCGACGCGGGGGTGCGGTTGACCTACACGGTGATTTTTGCCCTGTTCTTATTGACACTGGTTCCCGACGCGTTTTTTCCCGGCGGGTCCGGCGTGATGGGAACCATCGCCCAGTGGGCGCGTTACCTGTCGCCCGTTCCGGTCGTGATGCAGATCATGGGACAGGGCGGACTGGGGTCTCGGGGGCTGATTGAATCGCCGGGCAACTTGCAATTCATCATCATCACACTGGTCAGCAGTTTGGTGTTCGCCGGCATCACGATCGGCAGATTGAATTACCGGATCTTTGACCAATCGCGGGCCAAGGGCGTGATCACCGACGACCGTGGACTGACGGCGCGGCTGCTGCGGCGATTCTTGTTCATCGTCGACCCGCAGCGCCGCAAACCCGGCATCCCCTGGTACCTGAACCCGGTGATGGTCAAGGAGTTTCGATGTCGTCGTTTCGGCCGTTCGCAATGGCTGTTTCGCCTGGTCGCCGTCTGCGCCGTGGTTTCGATGGTGTTGACCTTTGCCGCCGCCACCAGCGTCACCTCGTGGGGCACGGAAACCATCGGCGGGTTGATGGTGATCTTGCAAGTCGTGCTGATCGTCGTGATGACCCCCAGTTTGACCTCGGGGTTGATCAGCGGCGAACGAGACGGCGGCGGTTGGGAACTGCTACGTCTGACTCCGTTGTCGTCGCTGAAAATTGTGCGTGGCAAACTCTTAAGCGTGCTATGGACCCTGCTGTTGGTGTTGATGGCCACGCTGCCGGGCTATCTGGTGATGATCTACATCCAGCCTCAAATGTGGTACCAGGTCAATTTGGTTTTGGTCTGTTTGGCGTGGACCGTGGTTTACACACTGGCGGTCAGCGCGGCCATCGGCAGTCTGTTTCGTTACACCGCGGTCGCGACGACGGTCACGTATGTTGTCGTGATGACACTTTTCTTGATCCCGCTACTGGTTTGGTTAGGGCGCGGAGCCCCGTTCGGGTTCGAATTGGTGCAGCGTGTGTTGTTGATCAATCCGGTCGGCGCGGCACTCAGCGTGATCGAAACGCCCGGGTTTGAAAACTACGATTTGTTGCCTGACGCCTGGTACGTCGCCGGCGGCTTTTCGGCCTTCATGTTCTTGGTCTTTGGTTTACAAGTATGGCGTCTCACTCGTCCCGTCTAA
- a CDS encoding DUF1501 domain-containing protein encodes MLQPPVFTRRQSIAAAVSIGGAIGISPLMQSIAAVAAEASADDQRHCVLLWMSGGPSQIDTFDMKPKHNNGGSFKEISTAAPGLRFSEHLPGLAAQADRLAILRGMSTKEGDHERGTTVMRTGHAIGGPVRYPAIGCSLSKSLRNPASKLPHYVTIAPGPFARSSLSPGFLGPKFAATSVSASGPPGNDSFAPLRVDHLQPHPMVDAPRFERRLALWESMQSTFLQTRGTPNVVAHDTVYRSAIDMLGSDAKDAFDLTEESEVVRQAYGRGTFGQGCLMARRLIERGVPLVEVTLGDGLGWDTHANNFDQVKQLSEQLDAGWSTLMTELADRGLLEKTTILWAGEFGRTPAINSNGGRDHFPQAFSCVLAGGGIAGGQAYGATSADGMEVTDGKINQHDLLATLCAALGVDPASENIAEGGRPIAISEGSPIRQVLL; translated from the coding sequence ATGTTGCAACCACCGGTCTTCACGCGCCGTCAGTCGATCGCCGCTGCCGTTTCGATCGGTGGAGCGATCGGGATCAGCCCGCTGATGCAATCGATCGCGGCGGTCGCGGCGGAGGCGTCGGCCGACGACCAGCGACACTGTGTGTTGCTTTGGATGTCGGGCGGCCCCAGCCAGATCGATACCTTTGACATGAAACCCAAGCACAACAACGGCGGATCCTTCAAGGAGATTTCGACCGCCGCCCCGGGACTGCGATTCAGCGAACACCTTCCCGGACTGGCCGCACAGGCGGACCGACTGGCGATCTTGCGCGGCATGTCGACCAAGGAAGGCGACCACGAGCGGGGGACGACCGTGATGCGAACCGGGCATGCGATCGGCGGTCCGGTCCGCTACCCGGCGATCGGATGTTCGCTCTCAAAATCGCTGCGGAATCCCGCGTCCAAGTTGCCCCACTACGTCACGATCGCGCCGGGGCCGTTCGCCCGAAGCTCGCTCAGCCCTGGCTTTCTGGGACCGAAATTCGCAGCGACGTCGGTCAGCGCCTCCGGGCCGCCGGGTAACGACAGCTTTGCTCCGTTGCGCGTCGATCATTTGCAGCCACACCCGATGGTCGATGCCCCGCGTTTCGAGCGCCGATTGGCCCTGTGGGAGTCAATGCAATCGACATTCTTGCAGACACGCGGTACGCCGAACGTTGTCGCACACGACACCGTGTACCGATCGGCCATCGACATGCTCGGCAGCGACGCCAAGGATGCTTTTGACCTGACCGAAGAATCGGAAGTCGTTCGCCAGGCGTACGGACGCGGCACGTTCGGACAAGGATGCCTGATGGCCAGGCGATTGATCGAGCGTGGGGTGCCGCTGGTCGAGGTCACATTGGGCGACGGATTGGGCTGGGACACGCACGCAAACAACTTTGACCAGGTCAAGCAACTGAGCGAGCAGTTGGACGCGGGGTGGTCGACGCTGATGACCGAGTTGGCCGATCGCGGGCTGCTGGAAAAGACGACGATCTTGTGGGCGGGCGAATTCGGACGCACGCCCGCAATCAATTCCAACGGCGGGCGAGACCATTTCCCGCAAGCATTTTCGTGCGTGCTGGCCGGCGGAGGGATCGCCGGCGGCCAAGCATATGGCGCAACGAGTGCCGATGGTATGGAAGTGACCGACGGAAAGATCAACCAGCACGACCTGTTGGCGACGCTCTGCGCCGCTCTGGGGGTCGACCCCGCCAGCGAGAACATCGCCGAGGGCGGCCGGCCGATCGCGATCTCCGAAGGCAGCCCGATCCGACAGGTGTTGCTGTGA
- a CDS encoding DUF1549 and DUF1553 domain-containing protein: MKRLLFVHTALAVLCLFADVARCDQVTGDRFVDPSAAIDRYLAESWRQASIEPSARSGDAEFCRRVWLDLAGVAPPVWRLRTFLADPAPDKRDRLIDSLLESTRFANHMADRWNAFLLPAETAEQNRQNAAELQTWLRQQFLKNTPYDHLVGRFLTAGGKSDRGPAIFYTSRNLEPVKLAAATSRLFLGVQLECAQCHDHPYARWTQDDFWSFAAFFAQLRLSDSDMRGGGQAIEDRSGTEVLFPESDRVMSPRYPGASSPPEADPTDFRRRQLTIWLASRNNPYFARAAANRVWAHLFGRGIVDPVDAMDSSHPPSHPELLQFLADYLVEQRFDLRALYRVVANSDAYQRSSETRDATRPPADSFAAMNIKTLSASQYFDSLRQNVLMGGQNAGGTQMARTEFLRRMDAADADSTDFPHGVVQVLGMMNGPEMLAATAEQQSGLIASMDAPFFDDADRIEMLFLACLSRPPTDDERHQFLAYLNEETQQSAASRLSDLTWILLNTAECFVCP; encoded by the coding sequence ATGAAACGTCTGCTTTTCGTTCACACCGCTCTCGCGGTCCTTTGCTTATTCGCCGACGTCGCCCGATGCGATCAGGTGACGGGGGATCGCTTCGTGGATCCGTCTGCGGCTATCGATCGCTACCTGGCCGAATCCTGGCGGCAGGCATCGATTGAACCGAGTGCACGGAGCGGCGATGCCGAGTTTTGCCGGCGAGTTTGGCTGGATCTTGCCGGCGTCGCGCCTCCGGTGTGGCGGCTGCGAACGTTCCTGGCCGACCCCGCACCGGATAAACGAGATCGGCTGATCGATTCCTTGCTGGAATCCACTCGATTCGCCAATCACATGGCCGATCGCTGGAACGCGTTTCTGTTGCCGGCTGAGACCGCCGAACAGAATCGACAAAACGCAGCGGAGTTGCAGACGTGGTTGCGGCAGCAATTCCTCAAGAACACGCCCTACGATCATCTCGTTGGAAGATTTCTGACAGCGGGGGGGAAAAGTGACCGCGGGCCGGCGATCTTTTACACCTCGCGAAATCTGGAACCGGTCAAGCTGGCCGCGGCGACGTCCCGATTGTTTTTGGGGGTCCAATTGGAATGCGCCCAGTGCCACGACCATCCTTATGCGCGTTGGACGCAAGATGATTTTTGGTCCTTCGCCGCGTTCTTCGCACAACTTCGCTTGAGCGATTCGGACATGCGCGGCGGCGGCCAAGCGATCGAAGACCGATCCGGTACAGAAGTCCTATTTCCCGAATCGGATCGCGTGATGTCGCCGCGTTATCCCGGCGCGTCGTCACCACCCGAAGCCGACCCGACCGACTTTCGACGCCGGCAACTGACGATTTGGTTGGCCTCACGCAACAACCCGTACTTCGCACGCGCGGCTGCCAACCGGGTTTGGGCGCACCTGTTCGGACGTGGGATTGTCGATCCGGTCGACGCCATGGATTCCAGCCACCCGCCCAGCCATCCCGAGTTGTTGCAGTTCCTGGCCGACTACCTGGTCGAACAACGCTTCGATCTGCGGGCTCTGTATCGTGTGGTTGCAAACAGCGACGCCTATCAACGCAGCAGCGAGACCCGCGACGCCACGCGGCCGCCGGCGGATTCCTTTGCCGCGATGAACATCAAAACGCTTTCGGCGTCACAGTATTTCGACAGCCTTCGGCAAAACGTGTTGATGGGAGGACAGAACGCAGGCGGAACCCAAATGGCTCGGACTGAATTTCTCAGACGGATGGATGCAGCGGATGCCGATTCGACCGATTTTCCACACGGCGTCGTGCAGGTGCTCGGCATGATGAACGGACCGGAGATGTTGGCGGCGACGGCGGAGCAGCAGAGCGGGCTGATCGCGTCGATGGACGCGCCGTTTTTCGACGATGCCGATCGGATCGAAATGCTGTTTTTGGCTTGTCTGTCAAGACCGCCGACCGACGACGAACGTCATCAATTTTTGGCTTATTTGAATGAAGAGACGCAGCAATCCGCCGCGTCACGGTTGAGTGATCTGACGTGGATTTTGCTCAATACCGCGGAGTGTTTTGTTTGTCCGTGA
- a CDS encoding DNA glycosylase AlkZ-like family protein: MERLQLNEFRRRVVAGSFPDFDRLSDALNAMLFVQADPIRCPARAQDLMLRQRVPGYVAGELEEKFPDLDAEEGYLFAYGFMTPEVWRNLRLRPHRKLKKLERDVLDAVADLGEAHPRGLDDRFGRKSVKNYWGGKSQQTKRILEHLHHHGHLRVVRREKGIRVYQVPEDRGDHPADPAERYRRLALTTAAVFGAATRSMLVSELRSHNHLVPSRRDRLAAVESLVEDGRLNEVDVAGVTYLWSREDWLSDEVIERVRILAPFDPLVRDRARFQQLWRWDYRFEAYVPAAKRIRGYYAMPVLWRDQILGWANANVSDDRLNVQFGFADKRPRQKAFRLQAEAEVEAMTRFLHLNSGAWEIDW, translated from the coding sequence GTGGAACGACTGCAGCTGAACGAATTCAGGCGACGGGTTGTTGCCGGTTCCTTTCCCGATTTCGATCGACTTTCCGATGCATTGAACGCAATGCTGTTTGTGCAGGCGGATCCGATTCGCTGTCCGGCACGCGCCCAGGACTTGATGCTTCGGCAGCGTGTCCCGGGCTACGTCGCGGGTGAGCTGGAGGAGAAGTTTCCCGATCTGGACGCCGAGGAAGGCTATCTATTTGCGTACGGATTCATGACACCCGAGGTCTGGAGAAACCTACGCCTGCGTCCGCATCGCAAACTGAAAAAGCTTGAACGCGACGTGCTCGATGCGGTGGCGGATTTGGGCGAAGCGCATCCGCGGGGTTTGGATGATCGGTTCGGTCGCAAGAGTGTAAAGAACTATTGGGGCGGCAAGTCCCAGCAAACGAAGCGCATTCTGGAGCACCTTCACCACCACGGGCATTTGCGAGTGGTTCGCCGGGAGAAAGGGATTCGCGTCTATCAGGTGCCCGAGGATCGTGGCGATCATCCAGCGGACCCGGCCGAGCGTTATCGCCGACTTGCCTTGACCACCGCCGCCGTGTTCGGCGCGGCGACCCGATCAATGCTGGTCTCCGAATTGCGCAGCCACAACCACCTGGTGCCATCACGACGAGATCGATTGGCGGCCGTCGAGTCGTTGGTTGAGGATGGACGATTAAACGAAGTGGACGTCGCGGGTGTGACTTATCTCTGGAGCCGAGAGGACTGGTTGAGCGACGAAGTGATCGAGCGGGTTCGGATTTTGGCGCCCTTTGACCCCTTGGTACGAGATCGGGCGAGATTCCAGCAACTGTGGAGATGGGACTATCGCTTCGAAGCCTACGTCCCGGCGGCGAAACGGATCCGGGGTTACTACGCGATGCCGGTGCTGTGGCGCGATCAAATTCTCGGCTGGGCCAACGCGAACGTCAGCGACGACCGCTTGAATGTGCAGTTCGGCTTTGCCGACAAACGTCCTCGGCAAAAGGCGTTTCGATTGCAGGCGGAAGCCGAAGTGGAGGCGATGACGAGGTTTCTGCACTTGAACAGCGGCGCGTGGGAGATTGATTGGTGA
- a CDS encoding ABC transporter ATP-binding protein → MTDPSPIIETVNLTKRYDEFTALDSLSISVHSGQILGFIGPNGAGKTTTIRILVGLLKPTSGSARIAGADCLTESRKIKRLVGYMPDDFGKYNNMRVGEYLDFFGAAYGIGRRQRIVRIDEVLEIAGATYMKDLFVDALSRGMQQRVAIARTLMHDPQVMILDEPANGLDPQARIDMRSMLLRLAEMGKTLIVTSHILPELARVCDIVAMITKGRLRAFGTLDEIMRDIQQRRTFEIQLVDHDQVDRVVGLVENWSREMDHPSEVTGAKTESMVRFTTELNDREITPLLTHLVGSGEAIAQFREVPTDLEDAFLSVAGQSHDDDAAEKQVASGQAASEQAAS, encoded by the coding sequence GTGACCGATCCATCCCCCATCATTGAAACCGTCAATCTGACCAAGCGGTACGATGAATTCACCGCCCTGGACTCGCTCTCCATCTCGGTCCACAGCGGCCAGATCCTGGGCTTCATCGGCCCCAACGGTGCCGGCAAAACGACAACGATCCGAATCCTGGTCGGGTTGCTGAAACCGACCAGCGGCTCGGCCCGAATCGCGGGAGCGGACTGTTTGACCGAATCACGCAAGATCAAGCGTTTGGTCGGATACATGCCCGACGATTTCGGAAAATACAACAATATGCGCGTCGGGGAATACCTGGATTTCTTCGGCGCCGCTTACGGGATCGGACGTCGGCAACGCATCGTGCGGATCGACGAAGTGTTAGAGATCGCCGGTGCGACGTACATGAAGGACTTGTTTGTTGACGCGCTCAGTCGTGGGATGCAACAGCGCGTCGCGATCGCCCGAACGCTGATGCACGACCCGCAAGTGATGATCTTGGACGAACCGGCCAACGGGCTGGATCCGCAAGCACGGATTGACATGCGGTCGATGCTGTTGCGACTGGCAGAGATGGGCAAGACCTTGATCGTCACCAGTCACATCTTACCGGAGCTTGCGCGGGTGTGCGACATCGTTGCGATGATCACCAAGGGACGCCTGCGGGCCTTCGGGACGCTGGACGAGATCATGCGGGACATTCAACAGCGACGCACCTTCGAAATCCAGTTGGTCGATCACGATCAAGTCGACCGCGTGGTGGGCTTGGTGGAAAACTGGTCGCGTGAAATGGACCACCCGTCCGAAGTCACCGGGGCAAAAACCGAATCGATGGTTCGATTCACGACGGAATTGAATGACCGCGAAATCACTCCGCTGTTGACCCACCTGGTCGGTTCGGGCGAAGCGATCGCCCAATTCCGCGAAGTCCCCACGGACTTGGAGGACGCATTCCTGTCGGTCGCCGGCCAAAGCCACGACGATGACGCAGCGGAGAAACAAGTGGCATCGGGGCAGGCGGCATCAGAACAGGCGGCATCATGA